One region of Suncus etruscus isolate mSunEtr1 chromosome 5, mSunEtr1.pri.cur, whole genome shotgun sequence genomic DNA includes:
- the ENDOG gene encoding endonuclease G, mitochondrial, whose product MRALLRTGLALAVGAGLGAGAEGWRRRRRHEREQERPGSEPGLLQRLPVLPVAAASVPGLPGAPGELALAKYGLPGLAQLKSRASYVLSYDPRTRGALWVLEQLRPERLRGDGDRRACDFREDDSVHAYHRATNADYRGSGFDRGHLAAAANHRWSQSALDDTFYLSNVAPQVPHLNQNAWNNLEKYSRSLTRNYENVYVCTGPLFLPRTEADGKSYVKYQVIGKNHVAVPTHFFKVLILEAAGGQIELRSYVMPNAPVDETTPLERFLVPIESIERASGLLFVPNILARAGSVKAITAGSK is encoded by the exons ATGCGAGCGCTGCTGCGCACCGGGCTGGCCCTGGCGGTGGGCGCGGGGCTGGGCGCGGGCGCGGAGGGCTGGCGGCGGCGGCGAAGACATGAGCGTGAGCAGGAGCGTCCCGGGTCCGAGCCGGGGCTGCTGCAGCGGCTGCCCGTGCTGCCCGTGGCGGCGGCCTCCGTGCCCGGCCTGCCCGGGGCCCCGGGCGAGCTGGCGCTGGCCAAGTACGGGCTGCCCGGGCTGGCGCAGCTCAAGAGCCGCGCGTCGTACGTGCTGAGCTACGACCCGCGGACCCGCGGCGCGCTCTGGGTGCTGGAGCAGCTGCGGCCTGAGCGGCTCCGCGGCGACGGCGACCGGCGCGCCTGCGACTTCCGCGAGGACGACTCGGTGCACGCCTACCACCGCGCCACCAACGCCGACTACCGCGGCAGCGGCTTCGACCGCGGGCACCTGGCCGCCGCCGCCAACCACCGCTGGAGCCAGAGCGCGCTGGACGACACCTTCTACCTGAGCAACGTGGCGCCCCAG GTGCCCCACCTCAACCAGAACGCCTGGAACAACCTGGAGAAGTACAGCCGCAGCCTGACCCGCAATTATGAGAATGTCTATGTGTGCACCGGGCCACTCTTCTTGCCCAG GACGGAGGCCGATGGGAAGTCCTACGTGAAGTACCAGGTTATCGGCAAGAACCACGTGGCGGTGCCCACACACTTCTTCAAGGTACTCATCCTGGAGGCAGCAGGCGGGCAGATCGAGCTCCGCTCCTATGTGATGCCCAACGCACCTGTGGACGAGACTACCCCGCTGGAGCGCTTCCTGGTGCCCATCGAGAGCATCGAGCGGGCATCTGGGCTGCTCTTCGTGCCCAACATCCTGGCACGGGCGGGTAGCGTGAAGGCCATTACTGCAGGCTCCAAGTGA